GCTTGTTGAAGTAAATGACTTCTTCAGTGGACTTCATCTAGCAGGCAAACTCAGTTGGCTCACGATTAACCCCAGTTAACGCAGCTCAAATCGCATGACTTAACACTCTTGTCATCTCGATTGCTTGTATCGATTATGCACCATGCGGCATTAATCCTCAACATACACATCCTAGAGCAAGTGAAGTCTTGATAGTCCTTTTGTCACTTCAAATCCCGTGAGCCGTCTCATCACTAAGGTTCTTCATGCCGGTGAGGTGTTTGTTTCCAGCGCAGTGTTGGAAATGGTAATGCAGCTCTCAGCAGCAAAAATCCAGGTGTTACTACCATTGTAAATTCGGTATTTGGATCAAATCCTGAAATCCCTGGTTATGTTCTTGCAAAGGCGCGCTTCCGTTATCTTGAATCAACTATAACGTTATGAGGTATGACCAGATAAattatttggtttaatttgtttgaCCTGTTACATGATAATTTATTCCTGCCCAATTAGCTAGCATTGTACTCCAAGTTGTatgttgttttgtttgattATCTTCCTTGCATTGTGTGGCCTGGTCCAGTTTTTAACATTTTACTGCTTTTTTAGGCCTTTCCTCTATTGTGTTCTGATTTTTTCAGCCTTTCACCCTCTTTCATTGTTCAGTTCAATACTTAACATCAAGTCCCCAATAACACTACGCTGCCTCGATCCATCAAGATTCAACTATGCATTGCTTCGATTTGTcattctccaaaaaaaaaaaaaacaataataatctAAACTACCTATTAACAAAATTctctttgtcaatcaaaagagtcttatattacaaaataaaatcatgggTAGTAATGTAATTCCGAATAAgccaaattttactatttttttcatTCCTCACCCACTTATCATTacaacatatctctaatttaaatttttttttataaacatctctccactctctctctctctctctctctctctctctctctctctctctctctcttcctccctccCTCTTGTTTTGCATTTCTCTCCAACTTCTCTCTCCCgtatattttcaaaaaaaaaaaaaaaaaatgaagaagcaAAAAGACTGCtccacacacaaagtgtgtcggcttaggctagtaataataataagaacaacaacaacataagCCATCCTAAAAATCAAACTGAATGACCTATGGTCACATCGAACCACATGACTGAAGCATGAAACCGATATAGCCAAAGGCTTTACCATGTGAGGAAATATGTAGAATTCTCACACAATAAATAAAGACAACACATATTAGTACTGTCTATGTGGACTGAATAGACCATTCCTAGTTGGCTCATCAAGGTATGCCAAAGCAAAACCAAAATGTGAAAGTGCGCATGGGAAAAAGGCTATAACTCTGTCTCTTATATATAAACATACTTTGGTCAATGGTAGGCCAAGATATAGGGCCGACCCCTCAGCTCTCAATATTTAGAAATGCATGTCTGCATGCTAGAACTGCGTAGCACGCGCCTAGTCAATAACCATTaacaaaaaagagaaagaaaaagaagggacAAAGACTATTTATAAATATAGTTGTGCTCTTGTTCAAAGAAAATCAGCAAACTACGTTTCCCACAACTTAATTTAAATCTGCTTCTTGTTCTTCTCCTAGCTAGAGCAGCATATACATTGAAATTACCAAATGGCCACTAATATTTCCTTCTTTGGGTTTGTATTATCTTTTTATTTGTCAGTCGCCATTGCATCGGATCATAGTCCACTTCAAGATTTCTGTGTTGCGGACCCGAAAAGTCAAGGTACTAGCTATATTTTTTGTCTGTTTTTGCTTCTTTTCTTGTGTATATATACTTAACCAAAAGACTGAAATTGGTTGGAATTATGTTGTTTTTATGATGTAATTAGTATCCCAACCCTCTAGCTAGGATTTGCTTGAAATCTGGACAATAGAAAATTTATTTAACAAATTAACTTGCGAAGTTACATGTGGCAGTGGTGGTCAATGGTCTAGCTTGCAAGGACCCTAAGACAGTTGAAGACAATGATTTTTCATTTGGTGGACTTCATTTAGAAGGCAACACATCTAACCCAATTGGGTCAAGTGTGACACCAGTAACCGTGTTTCAACTACCAGGTCTCAACACTCTTGGCATTTCACTTGTCCGAATCGACTATGCACCATCAGGTGTCAACCCTCCACACACTCATCCTCGCGCCTCCGAAGTTTTAACACTCTTGGAAGGCAGCCTTGAAGTCGGGTTTGTGACATCCAGCCCCGAGAACCGTCACATCACTAAGGTGTTGCAGAAGGGTGATGTGTTTGTTTTTCCAATTGGACTTGTGCACTATCAGAGAAATGTAGGTTCTGGTAATGCTGTGGCTATTGCAGCTCTCAGCAGCCAAAATCCCGGTGTGGTGATAATTGCCAGTTCTGTTTTTGGGTCCAGGCCTAGTATTGTCAATGACATTCTTGTGAAGGCATTCCATGTTGATAAAGGTATTGTCAACTACCTCCATTCGATATTCTAAATATGTAACTcgttgaaaaagaaagaaactctaaatataTGTGACAGTAAATTATCCCCCACTATCCAATTATGTTGCATTGTGACCATTAGGAGAGAAATATGTAATTAAGATCTCTTAATTATAAGAAATCCATTCCAACATCCAAGATGGTGGCTTTACCTTGGTGAATTAATCATTAGGTGCATTTAGCTTgtataatacttttttttttttacaatacgATATTCTACTGTAAACTACTTTAATTTAAGAGGAGGGAGAATTCGAATTGTATTGTAAGGAAATAGGCATATTACCTTGACCAACTGGTCTAACTCATAATTCACATATGCCTTGTATGTTTATGTTACAACGCCTTGAAATTCCTTTATGTTACAAGGTTTGAAATTATTGGACTAAATTGAGATTCTTGGAAAGCCCATGCTAAATggaaattcattgaattgagatCTTCTAGGTCTTCAATATGGTAaagaacttttttttctttaaattactaattaagatggttttttgtttttttttttaagaaaacatcGATGGTATGAGGAAAATTTTATTGATATCGAAGAAATAATACACCTATAATCAGGGGGGACGTAAACCAAACCCATTATAATACAAtgaaaaaggataaaaaaaatacacgaAAGGAAGGGGTGACATAAACCTTACCCAtctagaaacaaaaacaacaaggaTACAAGGAAAAGCGGGGGACATGAAACCTAACCCCTATAAAGCCGAACCTAAAGGTCTAAATCTGCAAACAGAACAAGCAACCTCACAAGGTTAAGAAAAAAACCAAGAAAGTAAGACAAACCTATATGCCGAGAAGAAAATTAATTTGAGAAGCAGAAGTCAATAAAGCCTACATAGTCTGAAAACAAAGTAGCACAAACTATCGTCAGAGGGGAATCAAGTCATACCAAAATTGGAGAAGACAAGCCCATGTTAGGAAAATTGTCTGCAATGTtagatctcacatcgcccaaATGAGTGAATCCTCtttgccttatatgtacatggcCACCTCCAtataacacgaggccttttgagagctcactggtttcggggtTCTGtatgaactccgaagttaagcgagaatgggCTAGATCAttctcaggatgggtgacctactgggaagttctgctcgcgtgagttcccagaaacaaaaccatgagggcgtggtcgaggcccaaaacggacaatatcgtgctacggcagagtcaagcctgggatgtggtggagccCGAGTCGGgatatgacaatttggtatcagagccaatccctggctggaAGTGTGCATACGAAgacatcgggcccctaagggaggtggattgttagatcccacattgtctaggggagtggatcctttatgccttatatgtacatgtccacctccatatagcacgaggccttttgggagctcactggcttcgggttctgtaggaactctgaagttaagcaagaatAGGCTGGAGCAttctcaggatgggtgacccactaggaagttctactcgcatgagttcccagaaacaaaacagtgagggtgtggtcagggccca
This genomic interval from Malus domestica chromosome 05, GDT2T_hap1 contains the following:
- the LOC114825264 gene encoding putative germin-like protein 2-1; its protein translation is MATNISFFGFVLSFYLSVAIASDHSPLQDFCVADPKSQVVVNGLACKDPKTVEDNDFSFGGLHLEGNTSNPIGSSVTPVTVFQLPGLNTLGISLVRIDYAPSGVNPPHTHPRASEVLTLLEGSLEVGFVTSSPENRHITKVLQKGDVFVFPIGLVHYQRNVGSGNAVAIAALSSQNPGVVIIASSVFGSRPSIVNDILVKAFHVDKEEEDRLNQILDDGINNDGHIETVCR